GTCCGCCGTACCCGTGCTTGAGGGGGCCGGACGAGGCGGCAGCCATGGCCCCGCCGATGGTGTGCTCGGACGCCTGGGGCGGGTCCAGCGGGAGAAGCTGGTGATGCTCGCCCAGGGCACAGAAGATCGCTCCCAAGCGGGTCCCGGCAGCCATGCCGACGGTGAGATCGCCGGGGTCGTAGTGCTCGATTCCCTGCAGACGGTCCGTCCTGAGCACCAAGTCCACGCGCTCGGGAGTGAAGCCGACCCCCTGTTGGTGAAACGCTCCTGCGGGAACGGTCGCCCACCCGCGAGCGGAGGCCAGACTCAGGACGGCGGCGACTTCCTCAACCGATCCGGGCGCGACCACCGCCGCCGGCAGCACGCCGTCCACCGAGGACGTGGACAGCTCCGCCGGGTCGTCGAATACACGCCCATCGCCGACCAGAGCAGTGAGCTCCGTGCGCATGGTGGCGACAGGCGTGGCCGAGCTCACGGGTGCGCTCCCCTCGGCCTGGCGCGGGCGACGTTGATCTCGCCGCAGCCCAGCGTGGTGGGCAGGATCTTCCCGGGATTCAGCACGGCGCTGGGATTGATGGCCCGGCGCAGGCGCTCCATGACCTCGAGCTCGTCGGGCGAGAACATCATCGGCATCATGTTCTGCTTCTCCAGGCCGACGCCGTGCTCGCCGGTGATGGAGCCGCCGAGTTCGACGCACCACTGCAAGATCTCCTGGCTGATGCGGTGCACCTGCTCCACCTGCTCGGGGTCGCGCAGGTCGTAGAGGATGACGGGGTGCAGGTTGCCGTCGCCGGCGTGGAAGACGTTGCCGATGTGGACGCCGTACTTCTTCCCGACCTCGTCGATGTAGCGCAGGGTGGCGGGGATCCGGGTACGAGGCACCACGCCGTCCTGGGTGTAATAAGAATTGGCGAGCCGTCCGATGGCGGCGAAGGCGTTCTTGCGTCCCGCCCAGAGCAGTTGCCGCTCCGTTTCGTTGCGGGCGATGCGGACCTCGCGGGCGTTCTGCCGGCGGCAGATCTCAGTGACCGCGGCCTGCTGCTCGGGGATGGACTCGCGCAGCCCTTCCACCTCGATCAACAGCACGGCGCCGGAATCCATCGGATAGCCGGCGTGGGTGGCTTCTTCGACCGTGCGCAGCGTCCAGCCATCCAGCATCTCGAGCGCGGTGGGAGTGATACCCCCGGCGGTGAGCGCCACCACGGTGTTGGCGGCGTCGTCCACGGTGTTGAAGATGGCAAGCATGGTCGAAACCGCTTCGGAGATGCGGCTTAGCTTGACCGTAACTGCGGTGACGATGCCCAGCGTGCCTTCGGTGCCGACAAAGAAGCCGGTGAGATCGTATCCGGCGGAATCGGCGGCTTTGCCGCCCAGACGGGCGACATGGCCGTCGGCCAGCACTACCTCCATCCCGGTCACGTGATTCACAGTCACGCCATAAGCGAGGGTGTGCGGCCCGCCGGAGTTGGCGGCTACGTTGCCGCCGATGGTGCAGGCCCGCTGGCTGGAGGGATCGGGCGCGAAGTAGAAGCCTTCGGGGTTGACCGCCGCGCTCAGGTCGAGGTTCACCACACCGGGTTGCACCACGGCCCGCAGGTTCATCAGGTCGAGCTCGAGGATGCGGTTCATCCGCGAGAAGACCATGACGATGCCACAGTCGCGCGAGATGGAGCCTCCGCTCAGCCCGGTGCCCGCGCCCCGGGGCACGATCGAGACCTGGGCCTCGCGCGCCGCCTTCACCACTGCGACGACGTGTTCAGTGGTCTGCGGGAAGACGACCAGGCCGGGCGTGGCCTTCGCCACCCCAGCGTCGTACTCGTAGAGCATGAGGTCTTCCGGGCGGTCGAGGACGGCGTCACGGCCGAGGGTCTTGCGAAGCTGTCTGGCGATAGCCGAGAGGCGCATGGGTGGAATGCGCCATTCTATTCTTTTTTGCTACATCCCGAGC
This genomic stretch from Terriglobales bacterium harbors:
- a CDS encoding FAD-linked oxidase C-terminal domain-containing protein, whose protein sequence is MRLSAIARQLRKTLGRDAVLDRPEDLMLYEYDAGVAKATPGLVVFPQTTEHVVAVVKAAREAQVSIVPRGAGTGLSGGSISRDCGIVMVFSRMNRILELDLMNLRAVVQPGVVNLDLSAAVNPEGFYFAPDPSSQRACTIGGNVAANSGGPHTLAYGVTVNHVTGMEVVLADGHVARLGGKAADSAGYDLTGFFVGTEGTLGIVTAVTVKLSRISEAVSTMLAIFNTVDDAANTVVALTAGGITPTALEMLDGWTLRTVEEATHAGYPMDSGAVLLIEVEGLRESIPEQQAAVTEICRRQNAREVRIARNETERQLLWAGRKNAFAAIGRLANSYYTQDGVVPRTRIPATLRYIDEVGKKYGVHIGNVFHAGDGNLHPVILYDLRDPEQVEQVHRISQEILQWCVELGGSITGEHGVGLEKQNMMPMMFSPDELEVMERLRRAINPSAVLNPGKILPTTLGCGEINVARARPRGAHP